GGCGTGACCCCGTTGAGCAAGGAAGAAGACCGCGGCCCGGCCTACGCCAACTTCCTCAAGCAGGCGCTGAGCGAGCCGTCGATTGTCGGCGTGCACTGGTTCCAGTATCTGGATCAACCGGTGACCGGACGCCTGCTCGATGGCGAGAACGGTCACTTTGGTCTGGTTGGCGTCACCGATCTGCCGTTCCAGGGTTTTGTCGAAGCCGTGCGCAAGAGCAACCTGGCGACCGTCGATCAGTTGAACAAAGAGGCGCAGAAAGCGGCTGCCACAGCGAACAAGGCCGGCCACGAAGCCGAAGGCGGCCGCAACGCTGACGCCGGCAAAGGCCCGGGGCAAGGGGCTGGCCACACCGGCGGGCATTCGGGCAACGGTCACTGATCGTTACGAAGCCTGAAGACCGCCCGGCCCGCAGCGGTTCCCAAAACCCTCACGGGCTGGAACAATGCGGGCCACTTTGTAGAGCGTTTTCGCGGGGGAGTTGCGGGTGCAGATTCAGGGACATTACGAGCTTCAATTCGAAGCGGTGCGCGAAGCCTTCGCCGCACTGTTCGACGATCCCCAGGAACGCGGCGCCGCGTTGTGCATCCGGGTCGGCGGCGAAACCGTCCTCGACCTCTGGTCCGGTACCGCCGACAAGGACGGCGCCGAAGCCTGGCACAGCGACACCATCGCCAACCTGTTCTCCTGCACCAAGACCTTCACCGCCGTCACCGCACTGCAACTGGTTGCCGAAGGCAAGTTGCAGCTCGATGCGCCGGTCGCCCGTTACTGGCCGGAATTCGCCGCCGCCGGCAAGGAATCCGTAACCCTGCGCCAACTGCTTTGCCATCAGGCCGGTCTGCCGGCCCTGCACGAGTTGCTGGCGCCGGAAGCGCTGTACGACTGGCAAACCATGGTCGATGCCCTCGCGGCCGAAGCACCGTGGTGGACGCCGGGCACCGGTCACGGCTATGCCGCGATTACTTACGGCTGGCTGATCGGCGAATTGCTGCGGCGCGCCGATGGTCGCGGGCCGGGGGAATCGATCGTCGCGCGGGTCGCCAAACCGCTGGGGCTGGATTTCCATGTCGGTCTGGCCGACGAAGAATTCCATCGCGTGGCGCACATCGCCCGGGGCAAGGGCAACACTGGCGACGCCGCCGCCCAGCGCCTGCTGCAAGTGACCATGCGCGAACCGACCGCCATGACCACCCGGGCCTTCACCAATCCGCCGTCGGTGCTCACCAGCACCAACAAGCCGGAATGGCGCCGCATGCAGCAACCGGCGGCCAACGGCCACGGCAATGCGCGCAGTCTGGCCGGGTTCTACGCCGGTCTGCTCGACGGCAGCCTGCTGGAAAGCGAAATGCTCGATGAACTGACCCGTGAACACAGCCTCGGCGAGGACAAGACCTTGCTGACCCGCACCCGTTTCGGTCTCGGCTGCATGCTCGATCAACCTGACGTGCCGAACGCCACTTACGGCCTCGGCCCGCGTGCATTCGGCCATCCGGGTGCAGGCGGCTCCATCGGTTTTGCTGATCCGGAGCACGATGTGGCCTTCGGATTTGTGACAAATACCCTGGGGCCGTACGTCTTGATGGATCCGCGCGCGCAGAAGCTGGCGCGGGTACTTGCCACTTGTCTGTAAAGCCTCGTCCGAGGTTCCAGGGCCGGAACCTCATGGCGATTTTCGTTTCAAAGCGTCTG
The window above is part of the Pseudomonas fluorescens genome. Proteins encoded here:
- a CDS encoding serine hydrolase domain-containing protein, which translates into the protein MQIQGHYELQFEAVREAFAALFDDPQERGAALCIRVGGETVLDLWSGTADKDGAEAWHSDTIANLFSCTKTFTAVTALQLVAEGKLQLDAPVARYWPEFAAAGKESVTLRQLLCHQAGLPALHELLAPEALYDWQTMVDALAAEAPWWTPGTGHGYAAITYGWLIGELLRRADGRGPGESIVARVAKPLGLDFHVGLADEEFHRVAHIARGKGNTGDAAAQRLLQVTMREPTAMTTRAFTNPPSVLTSTNKPEWRRMQQPAANGHGNARSLAGFYAGLLDGSLLESEMLDELTREHSLGEDKTLLTRTRFGLGCMLDQPDVPNATYGLGPRAFGHPGAGGSIGFADPEHDVAFGFVTNTLGPYVLMDPRAQKLARVLATCL